The genomic window TCGGGGATTGCTCCTGTGGGTCCCGTGATGGCAGGGTGCCCGAGTTGCAGAGCCCAGTCCCTGGGACGCAGGGGAGCAGGGACGCCCCAGGTCACATCCCCTGCGGGGATGAAGTGGACCCTGAGGCCCGAACCCCTATCCCGTGGGAGTTCCTGGGAACATCGGGACATCCAGGGGACCTGACCTGAAGGAtgagtgggagcagggacaccccACCCCAGGGGATGTGGGACACCGTGGACACCCCAAGGAACCATGACCACCCTCAGGATAAGGGGAACCGGGGACTCCTCAGGAGCACAAACCCCAGGACAAGGGGAGCCCGGACAGCAGCCGCCAGGCCGCCTGTGGCGGCCGTGGGATCCCACAGGCACACGGACCCCGCCCCGGAGGTACCTTCTcgattttcagtttctgctgatCAGGGCCGGGTGCGTCCTGGTCGTAGGCGCCCACCACCACGGTGTCGGTTTTCCTGGGCACAGGCAGGCACTGTGAGCACGGGGCGCCGGCACGGAGACACGgccttccctgggcaccccgTGCCCGtgcccagccccggcccggcgggCAGCACAGCCCGTGCCTACCTGACGCCGCAGTGGGCAGCGGTGACCACCCAGTTCTCGCTGATCAGGGAGCCGCCGCAGAAGTGGAAGCCGTCGTAGCGCTGGCGGGGAGAGCTGCCCTCAGCACCCGGCACCGCCGCCGGCACCGCGGCCGGCGTGCTCCGTGCCCGGCCGCCCACACGGCACCCACCCCTGCCCCCGGCCCGCCTCGGGCTCTCACCTGGAGGGACACCTGCCACGGCCAGGACCCCGGCACCGCCGGCTCGCCGTTGACAATGCGGGTGTAGCCACGGATGACGGGTGGGATGGCGGGCACGCCGCAGTCTGCGGGGCACAGGCGGCCGTGGGACGGCGGCTCCGGCCAGCCCGGCCCCGGGTCCCCTCCCCACCACTGCCGGCCGCCCGAGCCCCGAGCCCGCCCCGCCAAGCCCCACGACCCCACGAACCCTCAGGGAGAGCGGCACGGGCAAAGCCCGCCAGCGCCAGGCAGCTCAACACCCACAGCAGAGCCATTGCCAACTTGTGAGGACGGTCTGCCTGGCACCCGCTGGCTCTTATATGCGCCCCTGGGCACCTCCCCGCTGCCGCTGGCCTTGCCACCGTGGCCTTGGGAGATAGCGTGGCACTTGGTGCAGCTCAAGGACATGGCCTGGGAGCATGGCACCTGAAGCCACTGTGCTTGACTATGGCTGTGGGACAGCACTGGCCTGGAGAAAGTGCTGGCTTCTAGATATCCTTGGAATCATTCCAGTTGCCCCATATCATTCATAATTGAGGTCTCaaagctggacacagcactgcatgCATGGTTTAAGCACGGTGGAATAGAGGAACAGGATCCCCTCCCTTGACAttctgctcaggctgctgcactTGTAGCCAAAGGGATGGTGGGGTTTTCTGGGCTACCTGCTCTTTTTGTCATGGAGCGGTGCCATTTGGAAGGATCATGGAGTTCACCTAAGGCTGGGTGTGCAGAGCCTTTTCAGGTTGCCACCCAACAAGGTCCCTGTTGATCCAGAGGTCCAGGTGCCTGGTACTCACAGAGATGGGTGAGAAGAAGATTCCAGGGCTGGCAATATGCCAGTAGCACCATAGCAGGTGCCACGCTATCTCCCAAGGCCACGGTGGCAAGGCCAGCGGCAGCGGGGAGGTGCCCAGGGGCGCATATAAGAGCCAGCGGGTGCCAGGCAGACCGTCCTCACAAGTTGGCAATGGCTCTGCTGTGGGTGTTGAGCTGCCTGGCGCTGGCGGGCTTTGCCCGTGCCGCTCTCCCTGAGGGTTCGTGGGGTCGTGGGGCTTGGCGGGGCGGGCTCGGGGCTCGGGCGGCCGGCAGTGGTGGGGAGGGGACCCGGGGCCGGGCTGGCCGGAGCCGCCGTCCCACGGCCGCCTGTGCCCCGCAGACTGCGGCGTGCCCGCCATCCCACCCGTCATCCGTGGCTACACCCGCATTGTCAACGGCGAGCCGGCGGTGCCGGGGTCCTGGCCGTGGCAGGTGTCCCTCCAGGTGAGAGCCCGAGGCGGGCCGGGGGCAGGGGTGGGTGCCGTGTGGGCGGCCGGGCACGGAGCACGCCGGCCGCGGTGCCGGCGGCGGTGCCGGGTGCTGAGGGCAGCTCTCCCCGCCAGCGCTACGACGGCTTCCACTTCTGCGGCGGCTCCCTGATCAGCGAGAACTGGGTGGTCACCGCTGCCCACTGCGGCGTCAGGTAGGCACGGGCTGTGCTGcccgccgggccggggctgggcaCGGGCAcggggtgcccagggaaggcCGTGTCTCCGTGCCGGCGCCCCGTGCTCACAGTGCCTGCCTGTGCCCAGGAAAACCGACACCGTGGTGGTGGGCGCCTACGACCAGGACGCACCCGGCCCTGatcagcagaaactgaaaatcgAGAAGGTACCTCCGGGGCGGGGTCCGTGTGCCTGTGGGATCCCACGGCCGCCACAGGCGGCCTGGCGGCTGCTGTCCGGGCTCCCCTTGTCCTGGGGTTTGTGCTCCTGAGGAGTCCCCGGTTCCCCTTATCCTGAGGGTGGTCATGGTTCCTTGGGGTGTCCACGGTGTCCCACATCCCCTGGGGTggggtgtccctgctcccactcaTCCTTCAGGTCAGGTCCCCTGGATGTCCCGATGTTCCCAGGAACTCCCACGGGATAGGGGTTCGGGCCTCAGGGTCCACTTCATCCCCGCAGGGGATGTGACCTGGGGCGTCCCTGCTCCCCTGCGTCCCAGGGACTGGGCTCTGCAACTCGGGCACCCTGCCATCACGGGACCCACAGGAGCAATCCCCGAGGTCCCCTTTGGTCCCCGAGGTCCCTGCTGATCCCCGTGGAGTGCCCGGTGCCCGGCACCCTGGCAGGGGGTGCAGGTGCTGAGAGCGGTGCTGCCTGCTTTAGGTCTTCAAGAACCCCAAGTTCAACATGCTGACCATCCACGACGACATCACCCTGATCAAACTGGCCACTCCGGCGCAGCTGTCGGATCGCGTGTCCCCCGTCTGCCTGCCCAAGGCCACCGATGAATTCCCGGGGGGGATGACCTGCGTCACCACTGGCTGGGGACTCACTGACTCCACCGGTAACTGCGCTTTCTcgtccccatccccattcctgTCCCCTGCCTCGTCCAAATCCCCGTCCCCTTCCTCATCCATATGGTCAGTCCCTGTCCTCATTTGAATCATAATGCTCATGCTGATGTCCCGTCCAGATCCCCATCCCCATCTGAATCCCCAAGCCATTCCCGTACGCCCATCTTCATCCCAGTCCCATTCCTCATCCCCATCGCCAATCCCCGGCCCTGTCCCCATCTCCACCATCATCGCGGTCCCGTGCTCCTCGTCCCCCCATCCCCGTGCCGGGCCTTTCCCCGTTGCgggtgccggtgccggtgccggcGCTGACGCCCCCCGCTCCCCGCAGCCTCGCATACGCCGGCGGTGCTGCAGCAGGCGGCTCTGCCCCTGCTCACCAACACCCAGTGCAAGGAGTTCTGGGGCTTCCGCATCCGCGACGTGATGGTCTGTGCCGGCGCCGACGGAGCCTCTTCCTGCATGGTACGTGCCCCCGGCCCCCCGCGCTGCCCCCGGCGCCGCCGGGCCCCGCCCCGGTGCTCACCCGCTGCCCCGTGCAGGGCGACTCCGGGGGCCCGCTGGTGTGCCAGAAGGACGGCGCCTGGAACCTGGTGGGCATCgtctcctggggcagcagcacctgcGACCCCCAGACGCCCGGCGTGTACGCCCGCGTCACCAAGCTCCGCGACTGGATCGACTCCATCCTGGAGGCCAACTGAGGCCTGCAATAAACGCTGCCACCCGCTGAGCACAACTGTGTCCTTGTCACCGTGCCGGGACGGACGGGAGCGGGGCGCGGGGCAGGCGGGTGGCCGGGGTGACACCCGTCCGAGGATGGGGGCGTGCGGCGGGCTGGGGTCAGTTGTCTGGGCATGAGGACACCTGTCCAGGAAGGCTGAGAGGCATGGGGACACCTGGCTGGGAACGGGGACAGATGGACAAGGGGACTCGGGCACACCTGGCTGGGAATAGGGAAACCTGGCTGCGCATGGGAAGAGAGGGACGGGGGCGGGGGGAGGCGCCCGATTGGGAATGGGGACAGATGGGCAGGGGGATATGGGGACTCCTGTCTGGGAGGGGAGGAGCATGGGGACATGTGGCCCCCGACCAGCTGCGGGGATACTTGAGCAGGCACGGGGACACCCGGCCGAGGACAGAGGCCATGGTGAACGCAGTGACTCCGCTCAGGCAGGACACAGCATGGGAACATGAGCACAGACAGTGGTGGGAGCCAGGTTCCTCCGCCAGGGACACACTCGCGTGTGGCTGGAGCCACCTTAAGGTGTCAGTGTGGGGGAGGGCCAGACGGGCTGCGAGGGAGGGCAATGTCCTGCTCCTGTGCAGGTCCCATGTTGCCGTTCTTGTCCCGTCGCGACATGGCCCTGCGGAGGGTGCTGGCGCTGGGGGCAGCCCTgggccgccgccgctgctgctcCAAGGTGGGGCCGGGGCTCCGAAGGGCACTCGGGTCCTGACGTGGCCACTTGGCCTCGTGCCCTTGGCCCGTGGCCGCGATCAGACCCTCCCCAGTGCATCCCTGACGGGTCCTCCCTGTTGCCCCCCGCAGCCCTCGCTGTCCCCTGACTTCGTGGAGACCCTGAGGGCCGTGGTTGGGGCCCCCAATGTCTCCACGGCCACAGCGGTGCGGGAGCAGCACGGCCACGATGAGTCCATGCACCCGTGAGtgcccctggagctggggcccctggggagggggctggggaggggaagggccACGGGAGGGGGAAGGGTCATAGGGAAGGGATGTGGGAAACGTTTGGGTAGACAAAGGGGCcatggggagaggaaggggcaTGTGACAAGTCCCAGGTTTGGGAAGGGCCATGGGGAAGGTCAAGCGGTTAAGGCAGTTGGTCAGAGGTGCTGCCTgtcccccagctgtgccccccCAGACGTCGTGGTGTGGCCCCAGGCGGTGGGGCaggtgcaggagctggcagccctCTGTCACCGCTGCCGTGTGCCCATGGTGCCCTTTGGCACCGGTACCGGCCTGGAAGGAGGCGTCAATGCCGTGCAGGTATCGGCTCCCCCGGCACCTCTGACACCCCAGGGGCTCTCGGTGCCCGGCCGTGCCCAGAGCTTCGGGTGCCCCCGTGCCAGGGCGGCGTCTGCTTTGACCTGAGCCGCATGGACGCCATCGCCGAGCTGAGCCTCGAGGACTTCTCGGTGACCGTGGAGCCCGGTGTCACCCGCAAGGCCCTCAATAAGCACCTGCGTGGCACCGGGCTCTGGTTTCCCGTTGGTACCGTGGGCATGAGGGGGGTCATGGGGCAACAACACTGGAAGAGCTCAGGATGAGGACACACTTGAGTAGCTGTGGATTGTGGGGTGTCCATAGGTCTGCTACATTTCAGGGCACTAGCAGAGGTACCTCTAGGACTGAGGGTGCCATGCTTCCCGAGGTTCTGCAAGGGATGGATAGGCATGACCAGGAATGCTTGGGGTTGGGGGCTACCATCCTCTCTGCCACATCAAACGCATAGCTCCTACAGTGGCAATGGCCCCTGAGGACGTGCTATGAGGAATACCCACCCCACACTGTTTCAGGGCCTATGTGACCCCATTGACCTGCACTGCCATCCCTCATTTGCCCCCAGACTCTTAGGCCCATCCCTTGTGCCCCATTAACCTTCTGCGCACCAGCAGTCTCTAACGGCTAGGAGATCTTCTAGGAGGACACaacctccccagccctgccacagggCCACTCCCTCACCCCAGCACATACAGATAACCCAGGAGATAAGGTGTGTTTCTAGGCAAATCTTTATACTGCTGAGGGACTTGGGGCCAAGTTTTGGAAGGGGCTGCCACTTGGTAGCTCCGGGAACCAGCGGAAGCTTCCCCTGTGTTCAAAAGGCACCAATTTCGGTTCGCGTTTCGGTTACAGCTGGTACTGTAGCACAACCCAAGACGTGAGAACGCACAGGTTAGCCCCTTctcaccccagcagctccccaccaCCCCTTACTCCTCTGGGGACCCCTAGCCCCAGCCTCCAGCACACAAGGGGACAGTACAACACATCTCTGTCACACTGTCCCTTCATCACAGGGGATGGCTTCCACACCATTAGAATCTTCTGGCCACTGCAGAGTTCTCCAGAGTACACGGTAGAGTCctccagagagcagagcagccacagcatctCAAATTGCCAGGCACATCCTTGCCTCAGCAGGGACATGGCCCCATGCCCTTCAGCCCAGAATTGGCTGCCGGTTTTGAATGGAGAGAGGACAGTGGGGAAGGAGTGGACATAGATCCACCACCCTGCTTTGCTTCACTATGGGCACAGTTCAAACAATTCCTGGCCCCTAGCCAGAGGGAAGGGGTATGatggctgcagcccctcacctCCGTTcccacagagccccagcccCCCGGTGTGCATGGGAGTCTCTATGTACATGTCTGCTTACACCGAGCGGAGAGGACTTGCATGGAGGGAAATGCATGTCTGGGGAAGAATGGGGGCCAGAGAGAGGGGACAGTGGCCCTGAGGCCATCACATGGCTGCCAGCTGGCCCAGCACCATCCTGAACTGCTGTGTGCTGTTGGCAAGGTCCTTGACGCGCTCCACCATGTccttggaggcagcaggagatgggtAGTGGAGGGCAGCTGCCTTGGTGGTCATCACGATCTCCTTGAGCATCTCACAGAGGAGGTTGCTGTAGTGCATCACCTTGTGCTGGACGTCCTGGGCCTTGGCTTGGCGGGACAGTGTGTCCCCAATGAAGACGAGCTTGTGGGCACTGAGGATGACAAACTTGCTGTGGGCCACAAAGATCTTGGGAGGTTGGTTGGTGCTGACGGCAGTGAAGAAGGCATCGACAGCATTGGTGAGCGTGGTGAGGTTGGCCTCACACTGCTCCAGGTAGAAGAGGAGGAGCTGGCGGTCAGCAGGACACAGTGTCCCACCGCCCCGCGCAGGGCTGTAGTGCTGGGGGGGGGTCCAGTTGGACAGGTCGTTGTCAATGGGGCGCgtcacctcctgctccagccgCTCAAACTGCTTCAGCTGTGGGAGAGACAGGCGTGGGCCAGGGTGACCACTGAGCCAGCATCTGCTGACCTCCATGGAGTCACCAGCACAGGTGGCCATtgcctccagccccagggaacACAGTGAGGGACAGCAccagccccaggacagctgTACAAGGCTCCTCTCCAGGATCAAGGTGCTTATGCCCCTCTTCACTGGCATAACACTTCCATATGGAAGGCAAGGTAGAATGCACCATGGGAACAACCAGGGAAGAGGGCTATGGTCAGACCAGCAGCAGAGGTTACAAGAAAAGCAAGACATGGAGCCCTGTGTGCCCCAAGCACTGTGTGCAGCAGCACCCACCTTCCTGCCCCTGTGCCCTTACCTGCTGGTGCTCCAGCTGGTCCTTGCTCTGCCGGATGATGTtgcctttctccagcagctccttctgggTCTTCTCAAATTCCTCCTTGCCCTGCAGGGGCATGACATGGAAGGGGGTCAGCAACATCAGCCTTGCCAGAGAGCCCCCACCTGCCCTGGGACAACCCTGGTCCACCCAGCCCTCAAGCTGGAGGGTAAGAGCAAAACATAagtgaaagcagagctgcctaATCCCCCTCTGCCAGGAAGCCACCAACATAACACTCCCTGTGGGAAGTGGCCCCCATACCCATGCCCACCTGGAGATGGACATAGTCATAATCTTCCATCCAGCCGCTCTCACTGTTCTCGTAGGGCCCATCAGGCGACTCCTGGGCCAGTAACTTGGGTGGGGAAGGCAGGGGCCGTGACTGGATGCTGCTGGCCTTGTCGGAGGGGTGAGGGGGCCCATGGCCACCACTCTCCACCACCGGCTTTGTCCGTTTGAAGAGAAGGGAGGCATTGCCATGCAGGAAGGAAGCCAACTGCTTGGTGTCATCAGGAACACCACGTGAGTGCATGATGAAGTGCTCCAAGTCATCTGTGCCCGGCTTGCTGCTGGCCAGAGCACTGGGGGCCCAGTGGCAAGCATCCAGCGCCTGGCCATGCCGTGCCAGGGCCTGGTAGACCTCCTCCatcttctgcagctgcttgctGAGCTTAGTGTAGAGGGAGCGGTCGGAGGCCTGGGCAGCATTGCCCACTGCCCCCCGGGCAAACTCCAGCAGGTCCCGGAGGGCCGTCCGGACACCCTCAGCTGCCCCACGGATGTTGGCAGCGTTCACCTCCATGTGCTCGGGGCTGCGCCAGTTGGTGCTAATAAAGGACATGAGGTAGGAGACAGCGCTGCTGACACCACTCTGGAGCTTGGCCAGTGTCTCCATGGCGGCATCCAAGTCCAGGGAGAACTCCTTGCCGGCTCCCTTAGCCGGCTCCTTCACAGGCACCACGTCCAGCG from Parus major isolate Abel chromosome 11, Parus_major1.1, whole genome shotgun sequence includes these protein-coding regions:
- the LOC107209877 gene encoding probable D-lactate dehydrogenase, mitochondrial isoform X2, which produces MSCSCAGPMLPFLSRRDMALRRVLALGAALGRRRCCSKPSLSPDFVETLRAVVGAPNVSTATAVREQHGHDESMHPCAPPDVVVWPQAVGQVQELAALCHRCRVPMVPFGTGTGLEGGVNAVQGGVCFDLSRMDAIAELSLEDFSVTVEPGVTRKALNKHLRGTGLWFPVGTVGMRGVMGQQHWKSSG
- the LOC107209877 gene encoding probable D-lactate dehydrogenase, mitochondrial isoform X1, whose product is MVNAVTPLRQDTAWEHEHRQWWEPGSSARDTLACGWSHLKPSLSPDFVETLRAVVGAPNVSTATAVREQHGHDESMHPCAPPDVVVWPQAVGQVQELAALCHRCRVPMVPFGTGTGLEGGVNAVQGGVCFDLSRMDAIAELSLEDFSVTVEPGVTRKALNKHLRGTGLWFPVGTVGMRGVMGQQHWKSSG
- the LOC107209878 gene encoding chymotrypsinogen 2-like; this translates as MALLWVLSCLALAGFARAALPEDCGVPAIPPVIRGYTRIVNGEPAVPGSWPWQVSLQRYDGFHFCGGSLISENWVVTAAHCGVRKTDTVVVGAYDQDAPGPDQQKLKIEKVFKNPKFNMLTIHDDITLIKLATPAQLSDRVSPVCLPKATDEFPGGMTCVTTGWGLTDSTASHTPAVLQQAALPLLTNTQCKEFWGFRIRDVMVCAGADGASSCMGDSGGPLVCQKDGAWNLVGIVSWGSSTCDPQTPGVYARVTKLRDWIDSILEAN